The following proteins come from a genomic window of Lycium ferocissimum isolate CSIRO_LF1 chromosome 4, AGI_CSIRO_Lferr_CH_V1, whole genome shotgun sequence:
- the LOC132053774 gene encoding uncharacterized protein LOC132053774, whose translation MGTTESSGSQISKLWLLWGDFNVMLNTKEWKNGSSVTRGEVKDFAECVQGLMLNELNWRGDYYTWSNKQQGGDRVYSRLDRALGNDDWMMQFGHLVLDYQLPFISDHSPMLLSMRSNTLRVITPFRFSNIWAQHDQFLPLVEASWTDQTSKNKMNNVWLKLKNLRHVLKQLNTTEFGVSERIALIRSELQDVQSALVDHYSDALADAEKQLVQQLEKWSLIEERIFQQKSIAMWIGLGDFNTKYF comes from the coding sequence ATGGGAACAACTGAATCATCTGGCTCACAAATTAGTAAACTGTGGTTGTTGTGGGGTGACTTTAATGTTATGCTTAATACTAAGGAATGGAAGAATGGCTCATCAGTAACTAGGGGAGAAGTGAAAGATTTTGCAGAATGTGTGCAAGGCCTAATGTTGAATGAGTTGAATTGGAGAGGAGACTACTACACATGGTCTAACAAACAACAAGGAGGGGATAGAGTGTATAGTAGACTTGATAGAGCTTTAGGGAATGATGACTGGATGATGCAATTTGGCCATTTGGTTCTGGATTATCAGCTCCCTTTTATCTCGGATCACTCTCCTATGCTATTGTCAATGAGGAGTAATACATTACGAGTTATAACACCTTTTAGGTTCTCTAACATCTGGGCACAACATGATCAATTTTTACCACTAGTTGAAGCTAGCTGGACAGATCAAACgagtaaaaataaaatgaacaatgtttggttgaagttgaaaaacctGAGACATGTCTTGAAGCAGTTGAACACTACTGAATTCGGGGTCTCAGAAAGAATAGCTCTCATCAGAAGTGAGCTTCAAGATGTTCAAAGTGCTCTAGTTGATCATTACTCAGATGCACTTGCTGATGCTGAAAAACAATTGGTGCAACAACTTGAGAAATGGTCATTAATTGAGGAGAGAATTTTCCAGCAAAAGTCTATAGCTATGTGGATCGGATTGGGAGATTTTAATACTAAATACTTCTAG
- the LOC132051629 gene encoding hydroxyacylglutathione hydrolase cytoplasmic-like, translating to MKVLHIPCLDDNYSYMIIHESTKEAAVVDPVEPHKVLRVAQENEVDLKFVLTTHHHWDHAGGNEKIKQLVPGIKIYGGSVDNVSGCTDKVENGDKVSLGADISILSLHTPCHTKGHISYYVTDKEGEDPAVFTGDTMFIAGCGKFFEGTAEQMYQSLCVTLGSLPKPTRVYCGHEYTVKNLQFALTVEPDNTKIAQKLAWAEHQRRVGLPTIPSTIQEEFESNPFMRVDLPEVQEKVGCKSPVEALREIRQRKDNWKG from the exons ATGAAAGTTCTTCACATTCCATGCTTAGATGACAACTattcatatat GATTATTCATGAAAGTACTAAGGAAGCTGCAGTGGTGGACCCTGTTGAGCCACATAAGGTGCTTAGAGTAGCTCAAGAGAACGAAGTTGACCTTAAGTTTGTTCTCACCACTCATCACCACTG GGATCATGCTGGAGGGAATGAAAAAATAAAGCAGCTCGTTCCTGGAATAAAAATTTACGGTGGATCAGTTGATAATGTGAGTGGTTGTACAGATAAAGTTGAAAACGGTGACAAGGTATCCCTTGGTGCTGACATCAGTATCTTATCTCTGCACACACCATG CCACACAAAAGGTCATATAAGCTACTATGTTACTGACAAAGAGGGAGAAGATCCTGCTGTTTTTACTGGGGATACAATG TTTATTGCTGGTTGTGGTAAGTTTTTTGAAGGCACTGCAGAACAAATGTATCAATCTCTGTGTGTCACACTTGGTTCTTTGCCAAAGCCAACTCGGGTATATTGTGGTCATGAG TACACAGTAAAAAATTTGCAGTTTGCTTTGACAGTCGAACCTGACAACACCAAAATTGCACAAAAGTTGGCATGGGCTGAGCATCAGAGAAGAGTAGGCCTTCCAACTATTCCATCAACCATTCAGGAAGAATTTGAGAGTAACCCATTCATGCGGGTTGATCTTCCAGAGGTTCAG GAAAAAGTGGGATGCAAGTCTCCTGTTGAAGCCTTGCGTGAAATCAGGCAACGAAAGGATAATTGGAAGGGCTGA